One Coffea arabica cultivar ET-39 chromosome 5e, Coffea Arabica ET-39 HiFi, whole genome shotgun sequence DNA segment encodes these proteins:
- the LOC113743427 gene encoding PRA1 family protein H-like, producing MVFSSNPLALSVPDPDFESWLRNKGYLEILDQRTSDLHRLSTSTSAAAAVRSSPSSSSSITIATTTTIIPYGLFISLFSHLKTLFSLLTLNPFSKLTSDDFSGDTPSWTNAFIGSFNSYSFPTSPAQARLRAHENVKRFARNYASLFILFFACSLYQMPLALVGLIVCLALWDVFRYCGDRWQLDQYPVFRQTLVRIAQCATAVILFFSNVQVTLLCALSVSYAVLVLHASLRKLTPGKQSTPSDRNRSSSKR from the exons ATGGTATTCTCCTCCAACCCATTAGCTCTGAGCGTACCCGACCCGGATTTTGAGTCTTGGCTCCGAAACAAAGGCTACCTCGAAATCCTCGACCAACGCACCTCCGACCTCCACCGTCTTTCCACCTCCACTTCCGCCGCCGCCGCCGTACGATCCtccccctcttcctcctcctccatcaccatcgccaccaccaccaccatcatCCCCTATGGCCTCTTTATCTCCCTCTTTTCCCACTTAAAAactcttttctctctcctcactctcaACCCCTTCTCTAAGCTCACCTCCGACGACTTTTCCGGCGACACCCCTTCTTGGACCAACGCTTTTATTGGCTCCTTCAACTCCTACTCCTTCCCCACCTCGCCTGCCCAGGCCCGCCTTCGAGCCCACGAGAATGTTAAACGCTTTGCTCGCAATTATGCCTCCCTCTTCATCCTCTTCTTCGCTTGCTCTCT GTATCAGATGCCGCTTGCTCTTGTGGGGTTGATAGTGTGCTTGGCACTTTGGGATGTGTTCAGATATTGTGGTGATCGATGGCAACTAGACCAATATCCTGTTTTTAGACAGACCTTGGTTCGCATTGCACAATGTG CAACTGCAGTTATTCTATTCTTCTCCAATGTTCAAGTAACCCTCCTATGCGCTCTTAGTGTAAGTTATGCAG TCTTGGTTTTGCATGCTTCGTTAAGAAAACTTACCCCAGGAAAACAATCTACGCCAAGTGACAGAAACAGGAGCAGCAGTAAAAGATGA